Proteins encoded by one window of Rutidosis leptorrhynchoides isolate AG116_Rl617_1_P2 chromosome 7, CSIRO_AGI_Rlap_v1, whole genome shotgun sequence:
- the LOC139858797 gene encoding benzyl alcohol O-benzoyltransferase-like, giving the protein MAPQINTPLKFTVRRRAPELIVPAKPTPRELKPLSDLDDSQGLRRQMWLIHIYRGHHQKMIDKINPATVIRKALGKLLVFYYPFAGRLKEGPKNKLMVDCSGQGVLFVEADADVTFEQFGYPLLPPFPCIDEFLYDPEESSGIVDSPLLVIQVTRLLCGGFVFALRVNHTMSDATGILQFTIALGEIARGASTPSTMPVWQRELLSARYPPRVTCTHHAFDQVVDAPNKVIPNDGVAYKSFFFGPNELSTLRGLAPAHLKNCSTFDLLTAYLWRCRTIALQPDPKDDMRIIFAIDARLKLKSFIPTGFYGNVVAIVGATSTARDLTKEPLSHALELVMKAKYDVNEEYMRSLVDLMVIKDRPHFTLVRSFFVSDITRAGMDIVDFGWGKAAYGGPAFGANEFASFYLPFANNKSEYGIAVGICLPSATMEKFVEELNSISMQNSNNQDDDNKLRVLSKL; this is encoded by the exons ATGGCTCCACAGATCAATACTCCCTTGAAGTTTACTGTTCGTAGACGCGCACCAGAGCTGATTGTCCCGGCTAAACCCACGCCACGAGAACTAAAACCTCTATCAGACCTTGATGATTCACAAGGCCTAAGAAGACAGATGTGGTTAATTCATATATATCGCGGACATCATCAAAAAATGATTGATAAAATTAATCCTGCAACTGTGATCAGGAAAGCCCTGGGTAAACTGCTAGTATTTTACTATCCGTTTGCTGGTCGTCTCAAAGAAGGTCCGAAAAATAAGCTTATGGTGGATTGTTCTGGACAAGGTGTGTTGTTTGTCGAGGCCGATGctgatgttacatttgaacaatttgGGTACCCGCTGCTTCCCCCCTTTCCTTGTATCGATGAGTTTCTCTATGATCCCGAAGAATCTTCCGGAATCGTTGACTCGCCTTTGCTAGTCATTCAG GTGACACGACTCTTATGCGGGGGTTTTGTCTTTGCTTTACGAGTCAATCACACCATGAGTGACGCAACAGGGATTTTGCAATTTACGATCGCATTAGGTGAGATAGCACGCGGTGCATCCACACCATCAACAATGCCCGTGTGGCAAAGAGAACTGCTTAGCGCCAGATATCCGCCACGTGTCACATGTACACATCACGCGTTCGATCAAGTGGTTGATGCACCAAATAAAGTCATTCCAAATGATGGTGTGGCATACAAGTCATTTTTCTTTGGACCTAATGAGTTGTCCACCCTTCGTGGGCTTGCTCCCGCACACCTTAAAAATTGCTCCACCTTTGACTTGCTAACTGCTTACCTCTGGCGTTGTCGTACCATTGCTCTCCAACCAGATCCTAAAGATGATATGCGCATTATATTCGCCATTGATGCACGTTTAAAGCTCAAATCATTTATCCCTACTGGATTTTATGGAAATGTTGTTGCCATAGTAGGAGCCACTTCCACAGCTCGAGACCTAACCAAAGAACCGTTAAGTCACGCATTGGAACTTGTGATGAAGGCCAAGTATGATGTTAATGAAGAGTACATGAGATCTTTAGTCGACCTAATGGTAATCAAGGATCGACCTCACTTCACACTTGTTCGTAGCTTTTTTGTCTCAGATATAACTCGTGCTGGAATGGATATAGTTGACTTTGGATGGGGAAAAGCGGCCTATGGAGGGCCTGCGTTCGGGGCCAATGAATTTGCAAGTTTCTATTTGCCATTCGCTAACAACAAAAGCGAGTATGGTATAGCTGTAGGCATATGTTTGCCGAGTGCGACCATGGAAAAATTCGTTGAAGAGTTAAATAGCATCTCGATGCAAAACAgcaacaatcaagatgatgataataAGTTACGTGTGCTTTCCAAATTGTAA
- the LOC139859632 gene encoding uncharacterized protein, whose protein sequence is MALGKVILLSYPAIRAYTMCVPIICIDGTHLKGSYNGKLLLAVAKNANNQVLPIAFSIVDNETNASWTWFLEMFQQHVVQNRKICVISDRHSGILHAMGICTSQYGWEHRYCLRHIRSNLMKRYPRNAIRAIKRASPAGWKYLKDSDVRMWTVYKDHERSRWGNTTTNIAECVNNVMNHARMMPIKACIEYTFDYTIKHFVDQYREAYYWDSPLTKKMWKIYHERELKSQTYRTTCYDAQRGLFKVQSTYQRSGEGGTDYNVEFAAKKCTCGRWQHQRLPCSHAISVCSHLQENASGMASKLYTTTVWREQYNQSENSFNPLRDKSYWAPGDWQIEADATRIIKHKGRKKTKRIRNQMDERERHKPKCGICRTEGHNKNTCPLRN, encoded by the exons ATGGCACTTGGGAAAGTAATTTTGCTGAGCTACCCAG CCATTAGAGCATACACAATGTGTGTACCGATAATTTGCATCGACGGTACCCATCTGAAAGGGAGTTACAATGGTAAGTTGCTTCTTGCTGTTGCGAAAAATGCTAACAATCAAGTTCTTCCAATTGCTTTCTCAATAGTAGACAACGAAACCAACGCTAGCTGGACTTGGTTTTTGGAAATGTTCCAACAACATGTCGTTCAAAATAGAAAGATTTGTGTCATATCAGATCGACACTCTGGTATCCTCCATGCGATGGGGATTTGTACAAGTCAATACGGGTGGGAACATAGGTATTGTTTACGTCACATTCGTAGCAACTTAATGAAGCGTTATCCAAGG AATGCTATCCGAGCAATCAAACGCGCTAGTCCAGCGGGTTGGAAGTATTTGAAAGATTCAGACGTTCGAATGTGGACCGTGTATAAGGACCATGAAAGGAGTCGTTGGGGTAACACAACTACAAACATTGCTGAGTGCGTCAACAATGTAATGAATCATGCACGTATGATGCCGATAAAAGCATGTATTGAATACACTTTTGATTACACCATAAAACACTTCGTCGATCAATATCGAGAAGCTTACTATTGGGATTCACCATTGACCAAGAAAATGTGGAAAATATATCACGAACGAGAACTGAAATCCCAAACATACAGAACAACATGCTATGACGCCCAGAGAGGTTTGTTCAAGGTCCAGTCAACCTATCAAAGAAGCGGTGAGGGTGGCACTGATTACAACGTGGAGTTTGCAGCTAAAAAGTGTACATGTGGAAGATGGCAACACCAAAGATTGCCTTGCTCTCATGCCATTTCCGTGTGCAGCCATCTACAAGAAAATGCTTCAGGAATGGCTAGTAAGCTTTACACAACCACTGTATGGAGAGAGCAATATAACCAATCTGAAAATTCCTTCAACCCGCTCAGAGACAAGAGTTATTGGGCTCCTGGAGATTGGCAGATTGAAGCTGATGCAACAAGAATTATTAAACATAAGGGAAGGAAGAAAACAAAACGAATTCGTAATCAGATGGATGAACGAGAAAGGCATAAACCAAAGTGTGGTATTTGTAGAACTGAAGGACACAACAAGAATACATGTCCTTTAAGAAATTAG